The Polyodon spathula isolate WHYD16114869_AA chromosome 13, ASM1765450v1, whole genome shotgun sequence genome includes a region encoding these proteins:
- the kcnk18 gene encoding potassium channel subfamily K member 18 codes for MSVEEGTNNPGKLRCSNIFWAVFPHVSLILSLVCYAALGALLFRHLEGKRVPDDEYDTYLDELWDLFNNTKLNATEFRGQLKKKIANGFRLEWLQNPNHWTFSGSLFFCCTVFTTIGYGHIYPLTTPGKVVCMLYAMVGIPLMLLVLTDVGDLLALLLSNSYKRLRRLSRKSMCFKPFWVDPKTPDDAPPSRYTLNGELEMKEPLAITQVLKAQSSVKRKSLQLRNAEIFNKIIAMENFPIVQLKRSMSCPQLDQLPPSKSIPVFTGIGEELDKLNVPMTVIVVVVFAYILFGACVLPNWETEWEPFDAFYFCFITLTTIGFGDLVPSHPNFFMLTSLFIIVGMTIMSMAFKLGQSRIVSCYRKLIQCISGGMVKEY; via the exons ATGTCCGTGGAAGAAGGAACAAATAACCCAGGGAAACTCAGATGCTCAAACATTTTCTGGGCAGTTTTTCCGCACGTTAGTCTAATCCTCTCTCTGGTGTGCTACGCAGCGCTCGGAGCTTTGTTGTTCCGACACTTGGAGGGCAAACGGGTTCCAGACGATGAGTATGACACATATTTGGACGAACTGTGGGATTTATTTAATAACACGAAAt TAAATGCAACGGAGTTTAGAGGTCAgttgaaaaaaaagattgcaaatggTTTTAGATTGGAATGGCTTCAAAACCCTAACCACTGGACATTTTCTGGTTCCCTGTTCTTCTGCTGCACAGTGTTTACTACAATAG GTTACGGTCATATCTACCCCCTGACTACTCCAGGAAAAGTTGTGTGCATGCTGTATGCCATGGTTGGCATTCCTCTCATGCTTCTGGTCCTTACGGATGTGGGAGACCTGCTTGCGCTGCTCCTGTCCAATTCCTACAAGAGACTGCGCAGGCTGAGCAGAAAGAGCATGTGCTTCAAACCTTTCTGGGTAGATCCGAAAACCCCTGATGATGCCCCCCCATCCAGGTACACGTTGAATGGGGAGCTGGAGATGAAGGAACCTTTAGCAATCACACAGGTGCTGAAGGCCCAGTCCTCTGTCAAACGCAAGTCCCTGCAGCTCCGCAATGCCGAAATCTTCAACAAGATCATTGCCATGGAGAACTTTCCGATTGTCCAGCTGAAAAGGAGCATGTCTTGTCCACAGCTGGACCAGCTTCCCCCGTCCAAAAGCATCCCAGTTTTTACAGGAATAGGTGAAGAACTTGACAAGCTGAACGTGCCAATGACAGTGATTGTAGTGGTCGTGTTTGCCTATATCCTCTTCGGAGCATGCGTCCTGCCGAATTGGGAGACGGAGTGGGAACCTTTCGATGCCTTTTACTTTTGTTTCATCACCTTGACTACAATCGGCTTTGGAGATCTGGTGCCGAGCCATCCCAACTTCTTTATGTTGACCTCTTTGTTTATCATCGTTGGGATGACCATTATGTCAATGGCATTTAAACTGGGACAGTCCAGGATAGTCAGTTGCTATAGGAAGCTTATTCAATGTATTAGCGGTGGTATGGTGAAAGAGTACTGA